A window from Dermacentor albipictus isolate Rhodes 1998 colony chromosome 10, USDA_Dalb.pri_finalv2, whole genome shotgun sequence encodes these proteins:
- the LOC139051048 gene encoding iron-sulfur cluster assembly 2 homolog, mitochondrial yields the protein MLTQRLRSCHSAVLWAVRGARSERATCRRGAASQASAEGALQLTDSCVEKLRRVGVGRVLRVSVEGGGCSGFQYRFQLEDQPAPDDVLFERDGARVVVDSASLDLLRGATLDYQEELIRSAFRIVDNPQAERGCSCGASFTIKL from the coding sequence ATGCTCACCCAGCGCCTTCGCTCGTGCCACAGTGCTGTGCTCTGGGCAGTACGAGGCGCACGCAGCGAGCGAGCGACATGCCGGCGCGGCGCCGCGTCGCAAGCGAGCGCCGAGGGCGCCCTGCAGCTGACCGACAGCTGCGTAGAGAAGCTGCGGCGCGTGGGAGTCGGCCGTGTGCTGCGCGTGTCCGTGGAAGGCGGTGGTTGCTCGGGCTTTCAGTACCGCTTCCAGCTCGAAGACCAGCCGGCGCCGGACGACGTGCTTTTCGAGCGAGACGGCGCTCGCGTGGTGGTGGACAGTGCCTCGCTGGACCTGCTGCGCGGCGCCACGCTCGATTACCAGGAGGAGCTCATCAGGTCTGCCTTCCGCATCGTGGACAATCCGCAGGCGGAGCGGGGATGCTCCTGCGGCGCCTCCTTCACCATCAAGCTTTAG